A single region of the Saprospiraceae bacterium genome encodes:
- a CDS encoding PorP/SprF family type IX secretion system membrane protein, producing the protein MRKLLLAIGLLLNFNLLGQQLADHSPFFDAGFLWNPAMTAAWDFWELGVNYRQQWTGFEGAPRTASVSVQYPFLDDNMSLGGFFMNDEVEPLTMNNIGLSYAYKLELGPRSTHQLSIGMSAVLTQFFVDGLDLVVNDEGDPLLPDGENSKISPNVSFGLFYTSYAGDEFKESFAFGGLAFNQLLPNNIRLDEFGSQANLKRAMHGNATFGARIIEGDLFVQPSLWVNYSMVNILNGTFAVLVEKEDAFWAGINLSTNKTVGIQAGMIVNDEFTKDGSLRIGLMSSFNIGTFGKFRGMGYEAYIAYRFEP; encoded by the coding sequence ATGAGAAAATTACTACTAGCCATAGGTCTATTGTTGAACTTTAACCTCCTCGGGCAACAATTAGCGGACCACAGCCCTTTTTTCGATGCAGGATTTCTCTGGAATCCGGCCATGACTGCTGCCTGGGATTTCTGGGAATTGGGGGTGAACTACCGGCAGCAATGGACCGGTTTTGAAGGGGCGCCTCGAACGGCCTCTGTTAGTGTTCAATATCCCTTTTTGGATGATAATATGAGTTTGGGTGGCTTTTTTATGAATGACGAAGTAGAGCCATTGACGATGAATAATATTGGTCTTTCCTATGCCTACAAATTGGAATTAGGCCCCAGGAGTACCCACCAATTATCGATCGGGATGTCAGCTGTGCTGACGCAATTTTTTGTAGATGGCTTGGATTTGGTGGTCAATGATGAGGGGGATCCCCTGCTGCCAGATGGGGAAAACAGCAAAATTTCACCAAATGTCAGCTTTGGTCTATTCTACACCTCTTACGCTGGCGATGAATTTAAAGAAAGCTTTGCCTTTGGTGGTTTGGCGTTCAACCAATTATTACCGAATAATATTCGGCTGGATGAGTTTGGTAGCCAGGCCAATCTCAAGCGAGCTATGCATGGCAATGCCACTTTTGGCGCAAGAATTATCGAAGGTGATTTATTCGTCCAGCCTTCGCTTTGGGTGAATTATAGCATGGTCAATATTCTCAATGGGACTTTTGCCGTTTTGGTGGAAAAGGAAGACGCTTTTTGGGCGGGCATTAATTTGTCTACTAATAAAACGGTAGGTATACAAGCAGGTATGATCGTCAATGACGAGTTTACGAAAGATGGTAGTTTGCGCATAGGCTTGATGAGTTCATTCAATATTGGTACTTTTGGAAAATTCAGGGGAATGGGGTATGAGGCCTATATTGCCTATCGATTTGAACCATAG
- a CDS encoding nucleotidyltransferase domain-containing protein, producing the protein MTINSFTNNQHLLLKCISGSKAYGLSHKDSDTDIRGVFVLPKPLFFGLTELEQVQDETNDEVYYELKKFFLLLTLNNPNILELLKCPAHCILYRHPLMEKVDVKLFLSKRCKNTFAGYAASQIKKARGLNKKIVNPMEEERKSVLDFCHVVVDGGSLAVKAYLAQKGLQQENCGLVNISNMKGVYALYHSTQHSYAGIIRGENANEVALSSVPKGETPIAVMYFNVEGYSIYCKNYRQYWDWVKQRNETRYEGTMKHGKQYDAKNMMHTFRLLHMAEEIARTGTFMVERTTDKAFLWQIRQGDFEYEDLVGRAKEKVAQIEILFDRSDLPQAPDERKINELLMELRSSFYTS; encoded by the coding sequence ATGACGATTAATTCCTTTACGAATAATCAGCATTTATTATTAAAATGTATCAGTGGTAGCAAAGCTTATGGCCTCAGCCATAAAGACTCGGATACCGATATTCGAGGTGTGTTTGTGCTGCCTAAGCCCCTCTTTTTTGGTCTCACTGAGCTTGAACAAGTCCAGGACGAAACCAATGATGAGGTTTATTATGAGCTCAAAAAATTCTTCCTCCTTTTAACCCTTAACAATCCCAATATCCTGGAATTACTGAAGTGCCCTGCTCATTGCATCTTGTATCGTCACCCTTTAATGGAAAAAGTGGATGTCAAACTATTTCTTTCCAAAAGGTGCAAAAATACCTTTGCAGGCTATGCTGCTTCCCAAATAAAGAAAGCCCGGGGATTGAATAAAAAGATTGTGAACCCCATGGAAGAAGAACGAAAATCGGTATTAGATTTTTGTCATGTCGTGGTGGATGGCGGTTCCTTAGCCGTCAAAGCCTATTTAGCGCAGAAAGGCCTTCAGCAGGAAAATTGTGGTTTGGTGAATATTTCCAATATGAAGGGGGTATATGCCCTGTATCATAGTACTCAGCATTCCTATGCAGGTATCATTCGAGGAGAAAATGCCAATGAAGTGGCCCTGAGTTCGGTGCCAAAAGGAGAAACACCTATAGCTGTTATGTATTTTAATGTCGAGGGATATTCGATTTATTGTAAAAACTATCGGCAGTATTGGGATTGGGTGAAACAACGGAATGAAACCCGTTATGAAGGCACCATGAAGCATGGCAAACAATATGATGCCAAAAACATGATGCACACCTTCCGATTGCTCCATATGGCGGAAGAAATTGCCAGAACTGGCACTTTTATGGTCGAGCGGACCACCGACAAAGCCTTTCTGTGGCAAATCCGGCAAGGCGACTTTGAGTATGAAGACCTAGTGGGAAGAGCCAAAGAAAAAGTTGCACAAATTGAGATTCTTTTTGACCGTTCGGATTTACCTCAAGCACCCGATGAAAGGAAAATAAATGAGTTGCTGATGGAGTTGCGATCATCCTTTTATACCTCATAG
- a CDS encoding gliding motility-associated C-terminal domain-containing protein, with the protein MKKTKWLLVSAMCWMVSLSQAQTLQLTLSKESAQAGESVAVKMLAGDNFRRITTLQFSIIWDPNIIDYQGFSAEALQGIAIGNSDADQGIARLSWFAAQGTGIDLAPGAVLMQLKYTAIGQTGDSTKVIIANEPLRIQIAQETDTIGVFNLLDLVQDTGLVKIGTFLNFTPSTTVITCTGNADGAISLNFAGGAEDYTFSWTGPNFSSTEKDIANLDAGDYTVTIKDLTGNTILVETYSITEPDPLELSTFVIKPTTCNQQNGAIAMQMKGGTPPYVYDYGQGPTPDSARNDLSAGTYQITITDDNSCNISATLEVPEEDAPEVNLGGNRTICNGEMVTLSAGQHETYAWSTGANTATINVNSPGTYGVTVTDGQGCEATDAVNISIGPNLQLELVNDFLDVCPGESLELEVEGGLNYQWIDTSGTLSDLSIPNPTAAPLYPTSYTVIGFNACASDTLAIELMVYEVSATAGPDTCIAPGTEAILYATGGISYSWADAPFPVLDPNSARTTAKPEEATTYEVTILDANGCMLVDSLEVLLANDPIESIKRINLITPNNDGKNDILEFKGVEKFGPNKLEIYNRWGSLVYQKVNYQLDDERFDGTKNGKKLPAGNYYYVLAFTSGDVKQKLMIVRD; encoded by the coding sequence ATGAAGAAAACGAAATGGCTATTGGTCAGTGCCATGTGTTGGATGGTATCTTTGAGCCAGGCCCAAACCCTTCAATTAACACTTTCCAAAGAAAGTGCGCAAGCTGGCGAGTCTGTAGCCGTCAAAATGCTTGCCGGTGATAACTTTAGACGTATTACCACACTCCAATTTTCTATTATCTGGGATCCCAATATCATCGATTACCAAGGCTTCAGTGCGGAAGCACTTCAGGGTATTGCTATCGGCAATAGCGATGCAGATCAGGGGATAGCCAGGCTGTCCTGGTTTGCAGCCCAGGGAACGGGTATCGACCTGGCGCCAGGTGCCGTTTTGATGCAGTTGAAATATACCGCTATTGGGCAAACGGGAGATTCCACAAAGGTTATCATTGCCAATGAACCATTGAGGATTCAAATTGCACAAGAAACGGATACCATAGGTGTTTTCAATCTGCTTGATTTAGTGCAGGATACCGGCTTGGTGAAAATTGGCACCTTTCTAAACTTTACCCCCTCTACAACCGTTATCACATGTACAGGTAATGCAGATGGTGCGATTAGCCTCAATTTTGCAGGAGGTGCTGAAGATTACACTTTCTCTTGGACAGGTCCTAATTTCTCTTCTACGGAGAAGGATATTGCCAATTTGGATGCGGGTGACTACACCGTCACCATCAAGGACCTAACGGGAAATACAATTTTGGTGGAAACCTATTCCATTACAGAACCTGATCCGCTAGAACTTAGTACTTTCGTGATTAAGCCTACGACTTGCAATCAGCAGAATGGCGCAATAGCCATGCAAATGAAGGGTGGGACACCGCCTTATGTTTATGATTATGGGCAAGGCCCAACACCTGATAGTGCAAGAAACGACCTTTCAGCGGGCACTTATCAAATAACAATTACTGATGATAACAGCTGTAATATTAGTGCTACTCTCGAGGTTCCGGAAGAAGATGCTCCGGAAGTAAACTTAGGTGGTAACCGAACCATTTGCAATGGTGAAATGGTTACCCTCTCTGCCGGGCAACATGAGACTTATGCCTGGTCAACTGGTGCCAACACGGCTACTATCAATGTCAATTCTCCAGGAACTTATGGTGTCACTGTAACGGACGGCCAAGGTTGTGAAGCAACTGATGCCGTTAATATTAGTATTGGCCCAAACCTTCAGTTGGAATTGGTGAATGATTTTTTGGATGTATGCCCGGGCGAATCCCTGGAATTAGAAGTTGAAGGCGGCCTTAATTACCAATGGATAGATACGTCTGGAACCCTTTCTGATCTTAGTATTCCTAATCCAACAGCAGCTCCATTATATCCGACAAGTTACACGGTCATTGGGTTTAATGCCTGTGCATCAGACACCTTAGCCATCGAATTGATGGTCTATGAAGTCAGCGCTACGGCTGGCCCGGATACCTGTATCGCTCCGGGTACGGAGGCAATACTTTACGCTACCGGTGGCATTAGTTATTCCTGGGCCGATGCGCCCTTCCCGGTACTCGATCCCAACTCGGCCCGGACAACGGCCAAACCGGAAGAAGCCACTACTTATGAGGTCACAATTTTGGATGCCAATGGTTGTATGCTTGTCGATTCGCTGGAAGTCCTGCTGGCCAATGATCCTATTGAGAGCATTAAGCGCATCAATTTGATCACCCCCAACAATGATGGAAAGAATGATATATTAGAATTTAAGGGGGTTGAAAAATTTGGGCCAAATAAGCTGGAAATATATAACCGATGGGGGAGTTTGGTCTATCAAAAAGTAAATTATCAATTGGACGATGAGCGTTTTGATGGCACCAAAAATGGCAAGAAATTACCAGCTGGCAATTATTACTATGTGCTTGCTTTTACAAGTGGAGATGTCAAACAAAAATTAATGATCGTACGCGATTAG
- a CDS encoding SRPBCC family protein — MKNNTYHFITHWQVEARPEEVYRILEQAERLPLWWPAVYLDVKTTKENDEHGVGREVALFTKGWLPYTLRWQSRLIRKNFPHGFEIEAFGDLSGKGVWSFEQAPNSSVCRITYDWRIEANKPILKLFSFILKPIFSANHHWAMRKGAESLRLELLRSRAKTAEERAAIAAPPKPTFRWL, encoded by the coding sequence ATGAAAAACAATACTTACCACTTCATTACCCACTGGCAGGTGGAGGCTCGACCGGAGGAAGTATACCGAATCCTGGAGCAGGCTGAGCGTTTGCCGCTATGGTGGCCAGCTGTTTACCTGGACGTCAAAACCACCAAGGAAAACGATGAACATGGGGTGGGAAGAGAAGTCGCTTTATTCACAAAAGGTTGGCTCCCCTATACCTTAAGATGGCAATCCCGTTTAATCCGAAAAAACTTTCCCCATGGTTTTGAGATTGAGGCCTTTGGAGATTTATCAGGGAAGGGTGTTTGGTCGTTTGAACAGGCGCCTAACAGCTCCGTTTGCCGGATCACTTACGATTGGAGGATCGAGGCGAATAAGCCTATTTTAAAATTATTTTCTTTTATTTTAAAGCCTATTTTTTCAGCCAATCACCATTGGGCCATGCGGAAAGGAGCGGAGAGCTTGCGACTGGAGTTGCTTCGGTCACGGGCAAAGACCGCGGAAGAAAGAGCGGCCATCGCTGCCCCTCCCAAGCCCACCTTTCGCTGGCTATGA